From Sporosarcina sp. 6E9, a single genomic window includes:
- a CDS encoding metal-dependent hydrolase produces the protein MQISYHGHSIVKIKTGEFTILIDPFINGNKLTDLVVENEKPDVILLTHGHNDHVGDTVEIAKANDALVVAPNELAIYMGMQGLRTHGMNLGGAKEFEFGTVKFTQAFHSSSYQTEDDEFIYTGMPAGILFTAEGKTIYHAGDTALFGDMELIGRRHPIDVAFLPIGDNFTMGPKDAAYAVKLLNPKLTIPVHFNTFPPIEQNPEVFKALVLKHEVKIMTPGEVFEC, from the coding sequence ATGCAAATATCCTATCATGGTCATTCAATTGTCAAAATAAAAACAGGTGAATTTACGATTCTAATCGATCCATTCATAAATGGGAATAAGTTAACGGACCTCGTTGTTGAAAACGAGAAACCCGATGTGATATTGCTAACGCATGGACATAATGATCACGTCGGCGACACTGTGGAAATTGCAAAAGCGAACGATGCGCTTGTTGTGGCTCCGAATGAGCTGGCAATTTATATGGGTATGCAAGGTCTCCGTACGCATGGCATGAATTTGGGTGGCGCGAAAGAGTTTGAATTTGGAACTGTTAAATTCACACAAGCCTTTCATAGTTCATCCTACCAAACAGAAGATGATGAATTTATTTACACGGGTATGCCTGCAGGGATTTTATTCACGGCTGAAGGGAAAACAATTTATCATGCCGGAGACACGGCGCTCTTTGGAGATATGGAACTGATTGGTAGACGACATCCTATCGACGTTGCCTTTCTACCGATTGGCGATAATTTTACAATGGGACCAAAGGATGCGGCCTATGCGGTTAAATTATTAAATCCAAAATTAACAATTCCAGTTCATTTCAATACATTTCCGCCCATTGAACAAAATCCTGAAGTCTTTAAAGCACTTGTGCTCAAGCATGAGGTGAAGATAATGACGCCAGGTGAAGTATTCGAATGCTAA
- a CDS encoding YtpI family protein: MLNYIFVFLIIVSVVYYIYFKMRQFRTSHMHPIRKKMYASMAGASLGGFLLFFGINQVILFDQIANYIVAAVFIALGLYVLIVNYRGYAHYKKFVIEEAEINPIN; this comes from the coding sequence ATGTTGAATTACATATTTGTATTTTTAATTATTGTCTCTGTTGTATATTATATCTATTTTAAGATGCGGCAATTCCGAACATCACATATGCATCCTATCCGAAAGAAAATGTATGCGAGCATGGCGGGTGCCTCACTTGGTGGTTTTCTTTTGTTTTTCGGCATAAACCAAGTCATCTTATTTGATCAGATTGCAAATTATATTGTAGCTGCAGTGTTTATTGCACTTGGCTTATATGTATTAATCGTGAATTATCGCGGTTATGCACATTATAAAAAATTCGTTATTGAAGAGGCAGAAATAAATCCAATTAACTAA
- a CDS encoding DRTGG domain-containing protein: MSTKHELILRYIKELSVGEKISVRQVAKELSVSDGTAYRAIKEAENRKLVNTIERVGTIRIEKKKRESIERLTYAEVLNIVDGQVLGGRAGLHKTLTKFVIGAMQLGDMMRYIEAGSLLIVGNRMKAHEIALMAGAAVLVTGGFEATDEVKKLADELELPIISSSYDSFTVATMLNRAIYDQLIEKEILLAADILTPLSETVVLSIKDTVKDFNKQNKNTGHLGYPVVNLKDKLVGIVTSRDIIGNADDEKIEKVMTRNPITVTENTSVAAAAHSMIWEGIDLLPVVNETGEFIGIVSREDVLKSFQTAQRQPHQGETIDDIVKKQIKVVKGDIPSIEFTVIPQLTNQFGSLSSGAMMTLLTEAGNRAIKMQKRGEGIAENVSLYFIQPVQLGTIVRVNPRILQMSRRFVKVDFDVFADDELVAKAMVMYQLFER; the protein is encoded by the coding sequence ATGTCGACCAAACATGAATTGATACTTCGTTATATTAAAGAACTTTCAGTTGGCGAAAAAATATCTGTTCGCCAAGTTGCAAAGGAACTTTCTGTCAGTGATGGAACTGCCTATCGTGCAATCAAAGAGGCGGAAAATCGAAAATTAGTCAATACGATTGAACGTGTCGGTACAATCCGCATTGAAAAGAAAAAAAGAGAAAGCATCGAGCGTTTAACATATGCTGAAGTGCTGAATATTGTAGATGGACAAGTACTCGGCGGACGCGCGGGGTTACATAAAACACTTACAAAATTCGTTATCGGGGCCATGCAATTAGGAGATATGATGCGCTACATAGAAGCGGGGAGTCTCCTGATTGTCGGGAACCGTATGAAAGCCCATGAAATTGCGCTAATGGCCGGAGCGGCCGTCCTGGTAACGGGCGGTTTTGAGGCAACCGATGAAGTGAAAAAGTTGGCGGATGAATTGGAGCTACCGATTATCTCGTCTAGTTATGATTCGTTTACAGTGGCAACGATGCTGAATCGGGCAATCTATGATCAATTGATTGAAAAAGAAATCTTGTTAGCAGCTGATATCTTAACGCCTTTATCCGAAACAGTCGTATTGTCGATTAAAGATACAGTGAAGGATTTTAATAAGCAGAATAAGAATACTGGCCACCTAGGTTATCCTGTAGTTAATCTCAAAGATAAATTAGTCGGTATTGTTACCTCAAGGGATATCATTGGGAATGCCGATGATGAAAAAATTGAGAAAGTAATGACGCGTAATCCGATTACGGTGACTGAAAATACGAGTGTAGCTGCTGCGGCGCATAGTATGATTTGGGAAGGGATAGATTTATTGCCCGTTGTAAATGAAACGGGTGAGTTCATAGGAATCGTTTCGCGCGAGGATGTTCTTAAATCATTTCAAACTGCACAACGGCAACCCCACCAGGGTGAAACCATCGATGACATTGTTAAAAAACAAATTAAAGTCGTTAAAGGTGATATCCCTTCAATTGAATTTACAGTTATTCCACAATTGACGAATCAGTTTGGGTCGTTATCAAGCGGTGCTATGATGACATTATTGACAGAAGCCGGAAACCGGGCGATTAAAATGCAAAAACGCGGCGAAGGCATCGCGGAAAACGTTTCTTTATATTTTATTCAACCCGTCCAACTCGGTACAATCGTGCGTGTGAATCCCAGAATTCTACAAATGAGTCGCAGATTTGTTAAAGTCGACTTTGATGTATTTGCAGATGATGAATTAGTTGCCAAAGCGATGGTCATGTATCAATTATTCGAAAGATAA
- the ald gene encoding alanine dehydrogenase produces the protein MRIGVPKEILNNENRVAMTPAGAYTLTSAGHEVFIETGAGLGSGFTDTDYVEAGATIVLSAKEAWNTDMIMKVKEPKKAEYDYFREGQIIFTYLHLAPEAELTKALLEKKVTGIAYETVQLPNNTLPLLAPMSEVAGRMATQIGAQYLQKTNGGKGILLGGIPGVPRGKVVIIGGGIAGTNAARVAIGLGAQVTVIDLSIERLRQLEELFGYDVQTLVSNPFNIAKAVKDADLVIGAVLIPGAKAPKLVSEEMVKSMGPGSVLVDIAIDQGGIFETSDRVTTHDEPTYVRHDVVHYAVANMPGAVPRTSTIGLTNNTVPYALQITNKGVKQACLDNLALQKGINTYNGFVTYKAVAEAQNLEYVPVEKLLKE, from the coding sequence ATGCGTATTGGAGTTCCGAAAGAAATACTAAACAATGAAAACCGCGTTGCAATGACTCCAGCCGGTGCCTATACATTAACATCAGCTGGTCATGAAGTGTTCATAGAAACAGGTGCTGGCCTTGGGTCAGGCTTTACAGACACTGACTATGTTGAGGCTGGAGCAACAATCGTCTTAAGTGCAAAAGAAGCATGGAATACCGACATGATTATGAAAGTTAAAGAGCCTAAAAAAGCCGAGTACGACTATTTTCGTGAAGGGCAAATTATTTTTACGTACCTTCACCTTGCACCAGAAGCTGAATTGACAAAAGCATTACTAGAGAAAAAAGTAACGGGAATTGCTTATGAAACTGTACAACTACCAAATAATACCTTGCCATTACTCGCACCGATGAGTGAAGTTGCCGGTCGTATGGCGACCCAGATTGGTGCGCAATATCTACAGAAAACAAATGGTGGTAAAGGTATTCTGCTTGGCGGAATTCCCGGGGTCCCTCGCGGAAAAGTAGTCATAATTGGTGGAGGTATTGCGGGTACTAACGCTGCGCGTGTTGCGATTGGATTGGGCGCTCAAGTAACTGTCATTGACCTCTCAATAGAGCGACTTCGTCAGTTAGAGGAATTATTCGGTTATGATGTACAAACACTTGTATCAAATCCATTTAATATTGCGAAAGCTGTAAAAGATGCGGATCTTGTTATTGGAGCCGTACTAATCCCCGGCGCTAAAGCCCCGAAGTTAGTATCGGAAGAAATGGTGAAATCAATGGGTCCGGGATCCGTCCTTGTCGACATTGCAATTGACCAAGGCGGTATATTTGAAACTTCTGATCGGGTTACAACTCATGATGAACCAACATATGTTAGACACGACGTTGTTCATTACGCGGTTGCAAATATGCCCGGTGCTGTTCCAAGAACATCTACAATTGGTTTAACAAACAATACAGTACCTTACGCGCTTCAAATTACCAATAAAGGTGTAAAGCAAGCTTGTCTTGACAATCTTGCGCTACAAAAAGGAATCAACACATACAACGGATTTGTAACTTATAAAGCTGTAGCAGAAGCGCAAAACCTTGAATATGTTCCTGTTGAAAAATTATTAAAAGAATAA
- a CDS encoding bifunctional oligoribonuclease/PAP phosphatase NrnA — MKRQIIDTIEKYETIIIHRHIRPDPDAYGSQMGLKELIVENYPDKKVYAAGEHEESLTYLGTPDVVTLSMYKDALVIVTDTGNTERIDGEFYTEGALLMKIDHHPDADPYGDIKWVDTSASSTSEMITSLFEYGKKKRDWTLPVTSARLLFAGIVGDTGRFMFPSATVKTFDMASELIKYEFSREDLFAGMYEVDRKILHLQGYIYQNFEIDENGAAFIKLDKEILDKFNVTPVETSQLGGSLGEVKGIRAWAILIEEEKQIRVRLRSKGPIINTLAAQFNGGGHPLASGASVYSWEEADELISKLQQLCK; from the coding sequence ATGAAAAGACAAATCATAGACACAATTGAGAAGTACGAAACAATCATTATCCATCGCCATATTCGGCCGGATCCGGATGCTTACGGTTCTCAAATGGGCTTGAAAGAATTAATAGTAGAAAATTATCCTGATAAAAAAGTCTATGCAGCCGGCGAACATGAAGAATCGCTAACATACTTGGGTACGCCGGACGTTGTGACGCTTTCAATGTATAAGGATGCGCTCGTTATTGTTACGGATACCGGCAACACCGAAAGAATCGATGGAGAGTTTTACACAGAAGGCGCTCTTCTCATGAAAATTGATCATCATCCAGATGCAGATCCATATGGCGATATTAAATGGGTAGATACAAGTGCTAGTTCGACATCAGAAATGATTACATCATTATTTGAATACGGAAAGAAAAAGAGAGATTGGACATTGCCGGTTACATCGGCACGATTGCTATTTGCAGGAATAGTTGGGGATACGGGACGATTTATGTTTCCAAGTGCTACCGTCAAAACGTTTGATATGGCAAGCGAACTTATAAAATACGAATTTAGTCGAGAAGATCTTTTTGCTGGCATGTATGAAGTGGATCGTAAAATCCTTCATCTCCAAGGCTACATCTATCAAAACTTCGAAATTGATGAAAACGGGGCCGCTTTTATCAAACTTGATAAAGAGATACTTGATAAGTTTAATGTTACACCAGTTGAAACATCGCAACTTGGTGGTTCATTGGGAGAAGTGAAAGGTATTCGTGCGTGGGCGATTTTAATAGAAGAAGAAAAACAAATTCGTGTACGTTTACGCTCTAAAGGACCAATTATAAATACGCTCGCTGCTCAATTTAATGGCGGGGGCCATCCACTTGCTTCGGGTGCTTCGGTTTATTCTTGGGAAGAAGCGGATGAATTGATCAGCAAACTGCAACAACTATGTAAATGA
- a CDS encoding Xaa-Pro peptidase family protein — protein sequence MTNVTEIQKYLQEQDIDAAFITTPDNVFYISGFDSTPHERLLGVMLFKDADPFLICPLMEVPDAKATGWPHEVIGHVDTEDAWDVVLKAVENRKIAPASVAIEKSHLTVERLERMTELFKGATFHRLDEKLNSMRVIKNEEELANLRIAAELADYAIEVGCREIAEGKTELEILMAIEFEMKKKGVQKMSFETMVLSGPKTASPHGVPGDRKIEQGDFILFDLGVVYNGYCSDITRTVAFGEPTEAKREIYETVKKAEQAAVDLVRPGVKAKEIDEAARNIIDDAGFGEYFTHRIGHGLGISVHEYPSITGANEMALEEGMVFTIEPGIYKPDVTGVRIEDDVVVTANGVEVLTKFPKELQIIEPK from the coding sequence TTGACTAACGTAACAGAAATTCAAAAGTATTTACAAGAACAAGACATTGACGCGGCATTTATTACGACACCTGATAATGTTTTTTACATATCTGGATTTGACAGCACCCCACACGAACGACTTTTAGGCGTCATGCTATTCAAAGACGCAGACCCTTTTCTCATCTGCCCATTGATGGAAGTTCCAGATGCAAAAGCAACAGGTTGGCCACATGAGGTAATCGGCCATGTTGACACTGAAGATGCGTGGGATGTCGTGTTAAAGGCGGTTGAAAACCGCAAAATTGCTCCTGCATCAGTCGCAATCGAGAAATCCCATTTGACGGTTGAACGACTAGAACGCATGACGGAATTATTCAAGGGGGCGACCTTTCACCGACTTGACGAAAAATTAAACAGCATGAGAGTTATTAAAAATGAAGAGGAACTCGCTAACTTGCGCATTGCAGCTGAACTTGCCGATTATGCAATTGAAGTAGGCTGTCGTGAAATTGCGGAAGGTAAAACAGAGCTTGAAATCCTCATGGCGATTGAATTTGAAATGAAGAAAAAAGGCGTTCAAAAAATGTCTTTCGAGACGATGGTACTTTCCGGTCCAAAAACCGCCTCACCGCACGGAGTTCCTGGAGATCGCAAAATCGAGCAAGGCGATTTCATACTGTTCGACCTTGGCGTTGTTTACAATGGTTATTGTTCTGACATCACAAGAACTGTCGCTTTCGGTGAACCGACTGAGGCGAAACGAGAAATTTATGAAACTGTCAAAAAAGCTGAACAAGCAGCTGTCGATTTAGTTCGACCTGGTGTTAAAGCGAAGGAAATCGACGAGGCAGCGCGAAACATTATCGATGATGCCGGATTTGGTGAGTATTTCACACATCGAATCGGACATGGTCTCGGAATTTCCGTTCATGAATACCCGTCAATAACAGGTGCAAATGAAATGGCGTTGGAAGAAGGCATGGTCTTTACAATCGAACCTGGAATCTATAAACCAGATGTTACAGGCGTTCGCATTGAAGATGATGTTGTTGTTACAGCTAACGGAGTAGAAGTCCTTACGAAGTTTCCAAAAGAACTTCAAATTATTGAACCGAAATAA